The DNA segment attgatcaacaacatgaacatcaatctgcgctattgggaaccaatgacatgtgtcaaccaagtcggcaagcctgaccacctgatcccgttagtcgcctattatgacaagcatagtcaccttgtatggcaagcatgggttgctgcaggtctattctaccccggaccttcacgggtccctgaAACAAATAAGAAAGTCCATACATGTGAATATAATTGGAAAGTCTACATTGCTGCAGTTCCAGGAATGAAGAATGTCTCTTGGTGCCTTTTGTTACATTTTATTGAGATTATTGAAGACCTgttattctgtaaaatatgtccatTTCAGAGACTACACGCTAGTCTTTGTACAGTTTCTAACACTGACATTTTATGTACACATGCAGAGATTTGGAAAGGCAAGAGCCACatgccattttgcacattagaatgaaaaatgaccCATTGAAATTTgtaagtttactattgatacaagagTCGTGGCCCAttcaaaattcaggaaatggccaataatcctgaaaatggcccattgtcaaagttctctttcccaatcctgACATGATATATAATATTCAAAATAAGTATCTGAATGTATATAACAAGAGGTATTAGTGATAATGTTATGACAAACAGCCAGTTAACATCAACAAGAGGTAATCGCGAACAATCGGCACCAAACTGGATGGAGCATGTAGCGAAGGAACCATAAATTGCACACAAATATTGTAGCAAGCTGACTGGATGCTCAATAGGATGGCAATGAATGCACAATGCCTGTGTGTTGCATAATGATAGCTGAAGGTGGACCATCAGTTGATTAgctcttcaatcctctctgttGTTGGTTTGTGATGACTTCTGAAGCTTCCATGACCTTCCATCACTTGATTGTAACCACTTCAGCTTGATGACAGTGTAAGAATCAACATCGAAATGGCATTAAATACAATCAACTAGATTGTTGTCCATGAAAttgtggtttatattttattgACCAGTCAAAAGTTAACGTTGAAGTAACAAGAAATGTAAACAGCTAAGGAAGATGGACATATTTTCCTTCAAAGGAGCAGCAGGGTAGCTATGTGGTAAAAGCATTCACTTCTCacactgaaggcccgggtttgattactcacatgagtacaatttgtgaagcatCTGAAAAACCGCTAAAAGCCatataaaactcactcattcaccctttccaaaatattttgttgaatttgttttgtCAGTCAGTTTTTCCAATGTTAAATttctttaacttctttgagaggcatgtttagaagttggtgaatcagatatGGACAAACTTCATGCGTGAGCAACTTCTTTGTTCAGGTGAAGCAATGGTTTACAGCTTCTTGTATTGTGGTCAAGCCAGAATGGGGCAGATAAGACAGAtgatgtgcgtgcgtgcgtgcgtgcgtgcgtgcgtgcgtgcgtgcgtgcgtgcgtgcgtgcgtgcgtgcgtgcgtgcgtgcgtgcgtgcgtgcgtgcgtgtcatatatatagtatatatacagtaaataataaacgaaaacaacaaaaacttcATTGGGAAGTACAGTAACGATGTGATGACCAAAGATTACATGTAGCAGCCAGTGACAACAGATTGCATACAGACTTGTGGGGTGTACAGAGCTGGAGAGTATGGACATGTTTATACAAGCTATTCAAGCACTTTGGGTTGGTTGATAGGTAGTATGGAAGTACAGGAGCAACGTCAGATGACAAATTTAAACTTCATGCATACTCCATTGTATTGTCCACCCACATTGAGGCTGCTTTGTAACACACATTCTGATTTGTCTGTTAGGCTGGTGAGTGTCAAAAATGAAAGTGACTACTGAAAATCTAGGGCATGTAATTTGAGATCACAAGAAGcacagtctgtctcacattaTTATCGGTGAACCATATTTTATACTGTCCAGCACAGCAAtgctactgcttgacaagtattagatgagctgtgacctgacaaatgaccccaatttgcatatatgggaacgccctttagaatattccatttgaaacaagcgGGAAACAGGTtgtataaatattgaaaagttcaatttcctcatgTGAATCgtgttgtgatggtgttttgctaaCTAAGTCGCTCTACAAGACACATGTTAAACAGTAGTGGTATTGATTTCATGCcatggtcagcatgtattgcacatgtTTAATCGCCAAtttacctgtagcaaccaagtgtattcatctagcaaccaagtgtattcatcTAGATTACTTGCcctgcctgcttgtcacaaatgttttcactgcgctggctcatctaatacttgtcaagcagtaagcCATAAATGGAGCATGTCTATATTTCTTCAGGTAGTGAATCTCCGTTCTCATTGGGGCTATTTTTGTAATGACATTTGAATTACTATCGCTATCCAATATTATATAGGCGTTAGTCTACAAAAAACATTGAAAGTGATCCAAAGGTTAGTGTAGGTTAACCTGAACGCAAACCCAGGATATATGTAGGATGAGAGTAAATTTATTCTTTTGATCTATAATACCTTAAaccatttttcttaaaattaATGTTGTCATTGATCCGTCTATATTTTCAGCAATTACGTTCGTTCTCAATTTTTCTTTCAATCACTGACAGTGGCTTTTGTGTCTCAGTTATGTCAACATGGGAAAACGTTTAACGGATTAGTATTTATGTTTACGTTGTGTAGACATGAAACatcagttgaaaaaaaaaaaaacagtcccGATTTTCTGAGCAAAAAGACAAGCTGGTGCTGAAGTTTTTTTAGTCTGTACGTGTGGAAACGTATAAAAATCCAGTCCTATCCACCTGTCCAGATTCTTGAAATAAGAGCTTCACTCAATCTGCTGACGTGGCAATCTGCAGATTATATGAAAATCGAAGCAAAACAGATTCCTGAAACTTTTAGAAAGGTTTTTACAATGCCTGCCTGCCTTGGTGTTAATTTTTGCTGTGTATCAGTTGAATGTGAAGAGAGGCACCATGTCTAATTAATTTTCTCTGtcgaaacaaatacataatattCAGAATACAGTGTTCCATTACTAATATATTTCATGTCTGAATTTTACGTCTTAATATCAGTGtataaaattgttttgaaatgtggtCTGTCCAGGGGCTGTCAAAAACAGTGACCAGTCCTGAACAAACACAGCCAGTCCCAAAAACTAAATCAGTAATAAATCCACAAATTgagtatattttttcaaatatttcgcCTGACTAAAACAGCAGGCCTTACTTATTTTGGTAATAGACTCTCCTCCACAAAAATAGACTGCACAGACAGTGATATGTGCTATGTTTTATCCACTGCTAATGTAATTAAGTCTGTTTCTGATCCAGAGgttaggtagcctagtggttaagatgttttctcgtcatgctgaaagtccaggttcgattccccacttggatacAATGTGGTAACCTGTTTTGATGGCCTCTggcatgatattgcaggaatatcacTCACTGTGCTGAGTCTAAGAATGTAGTAATTTTGCCATGAATGTATATATTAAATACAGCTGTCACATAATTTCAGAATTTTAACTATAATCATTAATCCATATATTCACATCTAGGAGATGTCCATTGTGGTTGTGCTTGAATAATGGCAACATGGAGTGAACAGGTGATACCTTTCGGTGGCGTAGATCAATATACATgattaattatttgttttcaaaagtcaCAAAGGCTACAACACTTAATTCAGTCGTCCATTTGATGGGAAGCCTTTAAATTATTTATTCCATGAACTTAGTCAGTGTATTAAACTATTCAGTCTATTATACTATACAGTTCATTAAATTCTTCAATCCATTAAATTAAATTCAGTCTGTTAAGCTATTTAGTCCATGCAGTTATTCAGTCCATTCAACGATTCAATCCATAAGACTATTCCACCCATTCAGTGATTCTATTCATTAAGCTATTCAATCCATTAAACCATTTGATAAATTTTGACATATAGTGGACAAGATAacttagggatattggtatttttatgattgatattttatcattgtGTCAATGAGTGGATAGATtactattcataatttcaaaatgtccatatatccttaactatttttgtccagtatatgaaaatggtaaactttcaaacccaaaatttcaaatcaaattgtACTGTAACATGAATGCGTGTTGTAGTCTGGCTGGTTGAAAGTGTTAACTGGAATGGAACCCAGAAATACTTCCCAAAGCAATGAAGATCAATGCCAGGAGAATAAACTTGGCAGTTGATTCCACATTAAACTGGCTAGTCTGTCACACAGTCACTGAACCACATTCCCTACTGCCCAGTCCTCCGTACAGTCCTAAAGCCAGTGTATAAAAAAGGCCCAAACCCACTCAGACATCAGGGCTGgtgacttcaaaatgttaccagcccaaaatggattcaaccagaccagacaccaagaattcactcagatgtatggaacatctaAAATTTTCACCAGACCATCGAACTGGCTAGCTGTAAGTTTAGACCTTCCCTCAGAAATCTGGCCCATCTTGAGGGATGGGACaagccttatttcatacactaagaCCCTATATGAAGCATGTCTAtttttcctcaggttcagattctgaatctctggtctcatTGGGTCTCCTTGTCAATTTAtctgggtttgtttgttgctgttaaaattatatatattcagagaataaACATAGTCTATAAGTTGGCATGCCAAGAGCAGATTTTGTCACACTTCAACCCAGTGGTGTAACGTTACACCACTGTCATTGGGTGCCCCAACAGATTTTGAGTTTACAAGTCCTAACCTGTCTGCTgacaatattttcacatgataGTAGGGTCATGTATTGCCACAGACTACAACTACAGACATTTTTCTGTACTGGTCCTTAGGCAAGTGGCTTGTCACAAACTACACTGCAAGAaacataaagatcatgttttatCACAGCTGTCtgcttttaatatttgtaagtatTTCATGTTCTCTTGCATAACTATATATCTTTCAACACCAGTGAAGAGAATTACAATTTACCTCTACAATCAGTGACAATCCAAGTTTGAGTTTATCCACACCTACCCATGCTCATTGGAAGAGGCAGCTAATGGTTCACTCATGAAGTATTCTTTGAACAAGTAATGACAAAAAATACTGGAACCTTTCTTAGAGTTTGTCATGCCACACTTGCATGCAAAAATCTTTTGCTTCTTCTAACAAGTAAATTTAAGAATTGTTGTTTATCTCCGACTGCATGCCATACTGCTGACTGCTTAAAGTCCTGCATAAATCTCTGGCTTACTGTCTACTCACCTgcctactcactcacacatactcAAAGCTTATCTGCTAGCTAACACCCTTAcacacacatttcatttcagatcAATATTGATTCATGTGTCCTACAATATAACACAACAACAGTTAAGTTACTTTACCCTTATCAATATCCTCAAGTTTTCCGTGTCAGTGCACAGCATGCCAGTTTTGAAGGCTACAATATGCTCTCAGTGATAGACAGATCTATTTCAAACTCTTCCAATCAAGTGTTATCTACATGCAATATTTATATCTgtcttattttcatttcagtaacGAGATCAGGCAGTCATGGATGGTTTCAAACAAGATGGTGGGAACtgttaaacagcatgcaatagCATCTGACAGATGATGCTCTTCCTGCATGAGACTGCGGGAGTGCCGATGACTTCAAGATTATGTGAAACCCAAGAGGCGCTGATATGTCACTAGCTGAGAAATTTAGTTCACTTTCCATGCATTCAGACATTATCATGGGTGGTTCCTCAAAACTGGACGAGGTCTTCCTGCCTCTGAATATGAACACCAATTCCAGAGATGAGATGGAACCATTGCAGAAACAGGATCAGCCAAACAACATCCTAACCTCCCAAGCAAACTTTTTGGACAATCTTGTTTCCGGGGCGACTGAAAGCGCATCAACCTCAAAATGTTACCAGGCATCTATTGCTTCATTTGTAATGATAGCTGTTGTCATCTCAGCCTTAATTTTTGGGCATCAATATATAAAAGACTTGTTGATGTGGTTGACAGAAGTGGATTTCTTCATAAGCTATGCCATCTTTTTAGCGCTACACATCGCAGTATCATTTCCCATAGCCTGGGGATATGTCTTGTTGATGGTTTCAGCCGGATATTTATTCAGTTATATTTACGGTCCCCTCGTCATCTTAAGTGGCGGCTtgcttggtgtgtttgtgtcccATCTGACGATGAAGAACTGTTGCCGAAGCTATTTTTATCGCAAGTTTTATAACGGCAAAGTTGAAGCAGTCATCAAAGTTGTGGAGAGTGACCAAGGGTTTAAGGTCATTGCTCTTGCAAGAATGACGCCGATTCCCTTTGGCCTTCAGAATGGTCTCTTTGCTGTAAgtggttttgttttatttatgttttatttatggAATGATTAATAAGTTAAGTTAttagttttggttttttttatgccCGCctgtggtctgcaaataatcaagactggactagacaatccactgatcgtcatgagcatcaatctgtgcaatcgTGATACAACAACAtgagtcaaccatgtcagtgaacctgacaaCACAAACCTGTTAGTCGCTTCATATATTATCACATCCCGGGTgtgtggattgatgctcatgctattgatcactggattgtttagtccagactcgattatttacaaaccgccagcatatagatggaatatttataagtgtggcattaaacagcaaaccaaccaaccaacctgtgaagaaagcagagaaaatCTTGGCTGGTTGTGGCCTTCAACaatccatacttgtcataagacttggttgatgcatgtcatcagtgctcatgatgtcaatcactggattgtgcaaaacaaacacaacccacAAACTCACAACCCAAGAAATCTCTATATGTAGGTGTTGCATCATTACTGGATGAAATTTATAAGCCAGTTTTGTAATCGAGTCAAGCATTTCAATCAACTCAGTCAACAGTTACTGTGCACAGATGCCTCAACTAAATCATTAGCAACATTTTTAAAGCGTAAACTATAACACCTCCAGATCTCATTAGATGAATATCTAAGTCATAAATTTACTTTTGATCAAGGGTGGTCagtcagtaagataaatactgtaaaacaaaaaaatacaatacAGAGGTGCGGTGGGCAATCTGTCTAAGGTGCCATCATATAAATCCAGCAAGCTAGAGGTGATGggatcaagcccacctgtgactggatgcaaaaaccttggagtcaactttgtgtgcacgCTCTTTCAGTGGTGTCACAAcctctagtgtacagtacacaaacctgtgcacttaaaagaacccacgaatcatATATGActagatggtggccacatgaatacgtacaaacacctagttgcgggtacagcaacgtgcagtaaacttggacaaagtactgtgactatgtgtcccagtccaccctgctgtgaatgggtaccttgtaaggaTTTGAAAGCCATATAAACTTGGAGCATGtagtaggctgcaagagttgtgtgATACCCAGGAGAGTGGAGACtgattaggctgcataaaaataatcaaatatttctcgttttttttcaaaagtgacgagggcggtagggctttgtattgtaatttttgattgaaaaaatgtgatgagggaggaacacattttcattattttgtctcagaaatacagcttggaaagttaaccACGTGTTAATGATGCATAGATTCAGTCATCCTCGTTCTTACAGACGTTCATTAttgtagtggacaaatggatgattgtGTTGCGGCAAAGTTATTTTTGTTAagatggcaataaaaaattgttgcGCTCACAAATGAGAGTGACGCGCCAATGTAcgtgaaacatttcacattattAATTTAGACTTAGATGTGCCATTGATCGAGGGACAAAACACCAGTACCTTGAGCACACACTTGTATGTGGATACAAatctacataaatataaatcTCCAATTATAATAAAAGTAATAATAAAAACCTTTGCACTGTTTTATTGTAATATTATTAACTACAACCATATATCATTTATTTGTCATGTGAGATACCAACATTATGCATAGACTCTTTTAGGATGGAAAAACTTTATAATCCTTAAAAATCAAATCTTTAatgcatttaattattgctCCCCAACTTCAATCTCAGTAATAACAGAGAAGTAGATATATAAATAGGTTTAGGGTTTGTGTTTCCTGTAATTCACTCAAAATAAAACAATTGAATGACATCAAATGCATTTTTCTTCACATTATATGATTGCTGCATCTTGTCCATAGTTAAATGTGATTAGCCATTTTATTTATCTGTGT comes from the Haliotis asinina isolate JCU_RB_2024 chromosome 12, JCU_Hal_asi_v2, whole genome shotgun sequence genome and includes:
- the LOC137258423 gene encoding transmembrane protein 64-like, which encodes MSLAEKFSSLSMHSDIIMGGSSKLDEVFLPLNMNTNSRDEMEPLQKQDQPNNILTSQANFLDNLVSGATESASTSKCYQASIASFVMIAVVISALIFGHQYIKDLLMWLTEVDFFISYAIFLALHIAVSFPIAWGYVLLMVSAGYLFSYIYGPLVILSGGLLGVFVSHLTMKNCCRSYFYRKFYNGKVEAVIKVVESDQGFKVIALARMTPIPFGLQNGLFALADVPIWKYCLASVVGLLPMAVLNCYLGSTLRSMEDVLGDGTNKTTGYFIFAAQLLFTAGVIFFVVRKARVELRKTVVDIKDEKQVPENDIVYIDINNES